One genomic window of Aricia agestis chromosome 7, ilAriAges1.1, whole genome shotgun sequence includes the following:
- the LOC121729094 gene encoding 39S ribosomal protein L28, mitochondrial, whose protein sequence is MASRIQATARALSKTYKKKSRFEIGIASELPQAYKKFWREWKVLKPAAVHYVPQDSKWKRDELTGETLPVQNIPIPLKYPAEIHEGIWGGEAIVKGFQKKDLRRRRVPHYWVPVLKRTVVKSEVLNTNLSVTVTDRTIRLINDHYGFDHYLLKTPACDLVSMLALKLKKQILIELMNGCPRYSHDPLKQKEIYDEYKTYLSSYTPEEIEWYGLTWVEALNKVAKIKEAANRPLPLKNIYRKNLVEKLKAAELEKDDETVKEISNTTSWLSKINPFGKKDEA, encoded by the exons ATGGCATCGCGAATTcag GCAACAGCACGCGCATTATCAAAAACATACAAGAAAAAGAGTCGATTTGAGATCGGTATCGCTTCGGAGTTACCACAAGCTTACAAAAAGTTTTGGAGGGAATGGAAGGTATTGAAACCTGCCGCTGTTCATTATGTTCCACAAGATAGCAAATGGAAAAGAGATGAGCTCACTGGTGAAACCTTGCCTGTGCAAAATATTCCTATACCATTAAAGTACCCTGCCGAAATTCACGAAGGAATATGGGGTGGTGAAGCCATTGTAAAGG GATTCCAAAAGAAAGACCTAAGAAGGCGACGCGTTCCTCATTACTGGGTGCCTGTGCTCAAGAGAACAGTAGTTAAGTCGGAAGTACTGAACACTAACCTCTCGGTGACAGTGACTGACAGAACTATCAGACTTATTAATGATCACTATGGTTTCGATCACTACCTCCTCAAAACCCCAGCTTGTGACCTTGTTTCTATGTTAGCTTTGAAGTTAAAGAAGCAAATACTTATTGAACTTATGAATGGATGCCCACGATATTCTCATGATCCTCTGAAGCAAAAGGAAATATATGACGAATACAAAACCTATTTATCATct TATACACCAGAGGAAATAGAGTGGTATGGTCTGACGTGGGTTGAAGCATTAAACAAAGTAGCCAAGATAAAGGAAGCGGCTAATAGACCATTGccattgaaaaatatttatagaaaaaatCTAGTTGAAAAGTTAAAAGCGGCAGAGTTGGAAAAAGATGATGAAACTGTTAAGGAGATTTC